A single genomic interval of Bacillus smithii harbors:
- a CDS encoding ring-cleaving dioxygenase: MGKKTKGIHHITAIVGNPQENVDFYAGVLGLRLVKKTINFDDPGTYHFYFGNEAGKPGTIITFFPWPDGRRGKIGDGQVGVTTYVVPKGAMLFWEQRLEKFHVPFSKLERFGEQYLRLSDPHGLEIELVERKEGDNSQWSFGGVTSDVAIKGFGGAVLFSADPEKTAELLENVLGLEQAGEEGEYIRFRSTSDIGNVVDLKTSPTGRGQVGVGTVHHIAWRTENDEDQLDWKERIEKHGYPVTPVQDRNYFHSIYFREYGKILFEMATDPPGFAIDEEPEKLGENLMLPEWYEPYRSKLEQILPSIQVRELDKTQK, encoded by the coding sequence ATGGGGAAGAAAACAAAAGGGATCCATCACATCACAGCCATTGTGGGGAATCCGCAGGAAAATGTCGACTTTTATGCTGGTGTGCTGGGATTGCGATTGGTGAAGAAAACGATTAATTTCGATGATCCGGGCACTTACCACTTTTATTTTGGCAATGAAGCCGGAAAACCGGGCACGATTATCACCTTTTTCCCATGGCCAGATGGGCGCAGAGGGAAAATCGGCGACGGACAAGTGGGAGTGACAACATATGTTGTTCCAAAAGGCGCTATGCTGTTTTGGGAACAAAGGCTCGAGAAATTCCACGTTCCATTTTCCAAACTAGAACGATTTGGCGAACAATATTTACGTTTGAGCGATCCTCATGGGTTGGAAATAGAATTGGTGGAGAGAAAAGAAGGAGACAACAGCCAATGGAGTTTTGGCGGCGTGACCTCTGATGTCGCCATTAAAGGTTTTGGAGGAGCCGTTCTTTTCTCTGCCGATCCTGAAAAAACAGCTGAATTGCTCGAAAACGTACTGGGGCTTGAACAAGCAGGAGAGGAAGGAGAATATATCCGTTTTCGGTCGACAAGCGACATTGGGAATGTGGTTGATTTGAAAACATCTCCAACCGGCCGCGGTCAAGTAGGGGTCGGAACGGTCCATCATATCGCTTGGCGTACAGAGAATGACGAGGATCAGTTGGATTGGAAAGAACGCATCGAAAAACACGGATATCCAGTAACGCCTGTACAGGACAGAAATTATTTTCACTCTATTTACTTCAGAGAATATGGGAAAATTTTATTTGAAATGGCCACAGACCCACCGGGATTTGCCATTGATGAAGAACCGGAAAAATTAGGAGAAAATTTAATGCTGCCTGAGTGGTATGAACCGTACAGAAGCAAATTGGAACAAATTTTGCCGTCTATTCAAGTAAGAGAATTGGACAAAACTCAGAAGTAA
- a CDS encoding sugar phosphate isomerase/epimerase family protein, with amino-acid sequence MKGISFNTWVYSSFPTWVPSYPLEEVIKRISSFGYDAIEIGCASPHAWPDYLSNERRREILKLLKEKNLKVSAMLPAPGGGPGMNPSSPLAEERKFTINHYKEVVRLASEWECPTVIWVAGWVVHGTSQQDAWNYSLQGLIDVANFAKKHGVTMVVEPTPADSNLIETADDALLLREQTGLSNVKVMFDTFHALYRNEVPSDYAYRMGEYLHHVHISDHDRLPPGQGRGDFPSLLKALKDIHYDGYLSMEVGFHTRQSEPDWYARTSIEYLKAKLAELD; translated from the coding sequence ATGAAGGGTATATCTTTTAATACTTGGGTTTACAGCAGTTTTCCAACTTGGGTTCCTTCTTATCCGTTAGAAGAAGTGATTAAACGAATTTCGTCATTTGGCTATGATGCGATTGAAATAGGATGCGCCAGTCCGCATGCGTGGCCGGACTATTTATCAAATGAAAGAAGACGAGAGATTTTAAAATTATTAAAAGAAAAGAACTTAAAAGTATCAGCAATGTTGCCCGCTCCAGGCGGCGGGCCGGGGATGAATCCGAGTTCTCCTCTGGCGGAAGAAAGAAAGTTTACCATCAACCATTACAAAGAAGTGGTACGGCTAGCTTCTGAATGGGAATGTCCAACCGTTATCTGGGTTGCCGGCTGGGTTGTCCATGGCACTTCTCAACAAGATGCGTGGAATTATAGTTTGCAAGGTTTAATAGATGTAGCCAATTTCGCCAAAAAACATGGGGTGACGATGGTAGTAGAACCTACTCCTGCGGACAGCAATTTAATTGAAACAGCCGATGATGCCTTGCTTTTAAGGGAACAAACAGGCTTATCCAATGTAAAAGTAATGTTTGACACTTTCCATGCTTTATACAGAAATGAAGTGCCAAGCGATTATGCTTATCGAATGGGAGAATACCTTCACCACGTCCACATTTCTGATCATGACCGACTTCCGCCCGGACAAGGAAGAGGCGATTTTCCATCTTTATTAAAAGCGTTAAAAGATATTCATTATGACGGTTATTTGTCAATGGAAGTAGGATTTCATACGAGACAATCAGAACCTGATTGGTATGCAAGAACGTCAATCGAATATTTAAAAGCGAAATTAGCAGAATTGGATTAA
- a CDS encoding DoxX family protein, translated as MMSIGLLIIRLVIGLSFVGHGAQKLFGWFGGYGIKGTGQWMESIGIKPGATMAFLAGLAEFAGGLLFALGLLTPLAGIMIAATMIVAIAKVHGPNGFWATQNGYELNLILIAVAIGVALTGPGQYALDAVLF; from the coding sequence ATGATGAGTATTGGTTTGTTAATTATTCGTTTAGTGATTGGATTATCGTTTGTCGGCCATGGAGCTCAAAAATTGTTCGGCTGGTTTGGAGGCTATGGAATAAAGGGCACCGGTCAATGGATGGAATCGATTGGCATTAAACCAGGTGCAACGATGGCTTTTCTGGCCGGTTTAGCAGAATTTGCAGGGGGATTGTTATTCGCTCTAGGATTACTAACACCTCTTGCGGGAATCATGATCGCTGCGACCATGATCGTTGCGATTGCAAAAGTTCACGGACCGAATGGATTTTGGGCGACACAAAATGGTTATGAATTGAATCTTATATTAATTGCAGTTGCCATTGGGGTTGCTCTTACAGGTCCTGGCCAATATGCTTTGGATGCCGTTCTTTTCTAA
- the galU gene encoding UTP--glucose-1-phosphate uridylyltransferase GalU produces MKSVKKAIIPAAGLGTRFLPATKAMPKEMLPIVDKPTIQYIVEEAIHSGIEDIIIVTGKGKRAIEDHFDHAFELEKNLYDTGKLDLLEKVQQSSNMVDIHYIRQKEPLGLGHAVWCARKFIGDEPFAVLLGDDIVESETPCIKQLMNVYEKTGASVIGVQPVPLEESHRYGMIDPMAQNGRLYEIKNLVEKPKRGQAPSNLAIMGRYILTPEIFSYLEKQERGAGGEIQLTDAIQKLSKTQKVFGYCFEGKRYDVGEKLGFILTTIEFALKNEELREPMLEKLKQLIKQEERMV; encoded by the coding sequence ATGAAATCAGTAAAAAAAGCGATCATCCCGGCTGCCGGGTTGGGAACACGTTTTTTGCCTGCAACAAAAGCGATGCCAAAAGAAATGCTTCCCATTGTTGATAAGCCTACCATTCAATATATTGTGGAAGAAGCCATTCATTCTGGGATTGAGGATATTATCATCGTGACCGGCAAAGGAAAACGCGCGATAGAAGACCATTTTGATCATGCATTTGAATTAGAAAAAAACCTTTATGACACAGGAAAGCTGGATTTGTTGGAAAAGGTTCAGCAATCATCGAACATGGTTGACATCCATTACATTCGTCAAAAAGAACCGTTGGGTTTGGGCCATGCGGTTTGGTGTGCTCGTAAATTTATTGGAGACGAGCCTTTTGCCGTGTTATTAGGGGATGATATTGTGGAATCGGAAACTCCTTGCATCAAGCAGCTAATGAATGTATATGAAAAAACGGGAGCATCCGTCATTGGAGTTCAGCCTGTTCCTTTGGAAGAAAGTCATCGTTATGGAATGATTGACCCGATGGCTCAGAATGGCCGACTGTATGAAATCAAAAATTTAGTGGAAAAACCGAAAAGAGGACAAGCCCCTTCTAATTTAGCGATCATGGGTCGTTATATTCTGACGCCAGAAATCTTTTCTTACCTAGAAAAACAAGAAAGAGGGGCAGGGGGAGAAATTCAGCTTACCGACGCCATTCAAAAATTGAGCAAGACTCAAAAAGTGTTTGGCTACTGCTTTGAAGGGAAACGATATGATGTCGGAGAAAAATTGGGCTTTATTTTGACGACTATTGAGTTTGCTTTAAAAAATGAAGAATTAAGAGAGCCTATGCTAGAAAAATTGAAACAACTGATAAAACAAGAAGAGAGAATGGTTTAA
- a CDS encoding zinc-dependent alcohol dehydrogenase family protein, translating to MITGEWITKMKAVIFPGDKKVEVREYPIPTPGPGEVLIKMKASAICRSDMSLYYGDPVVGGEKAKTGSIIPGHEPAGEIVQVGEGVHSYYPGDQVAVYLALGCGECSYCKSGYKMFCKEFQCIGFDAHGGDADYMVAPAENCMKIPDEMSFVAAAVSTDAIGTLYHAQKRLGISGRDVLVIFGLGPMGGAGVMIAKGLGATVIAVDMLDERLQVAKELGADYIVNGKKVNVLEEIFRITNGRGADAAIDCSGNAQAENNALDCVRPHGRVAWIGESKSTTIKPSDQFIRKQITVIGSWYFPIHEYEEIAQFIIRKKLPVEKLVTHRFKLEEAETAFRLFDERKTEKAVFVWE from the coding sequence ATGATTACAGGGGAGTGGATCACGAAAATGAAAGCGGTTATATTTCCTGGAGATAAAAAGGTGGAAGTGCGAGAATATCCCATTCCGACTCCAGGACCAGGTGAAGTGTTAATCAAAATGAAAGCGTCAGCCATTTGCCGAAGCGATATGAGCTTATATTACGGCGACCCTGTTGTCGGCGGAGAAAAGGCGAAAACAGGGTCCATTATTCCGGGACATGAACCGGCAGGAGAAATTGTTCAAGTAGGAGAAGGTGTACATTCCTACTATCCCGGAGACCAGGTGGCTGTTTATTTAGCATTGGGCTGTGGAGAATGTTCATATTGTAAAAGCGGTTATAAAATGTTTTGTAAAGAATTTCAATGCATTGGATTTGACGCTCATGGCGGAGATGCTGACTACATGGTGGCTCCGGCTGAAAATTGTATGAAAATTCCCGATGAAATGAGTTTTGTTGCTGCTGCCGTCTCTACTGATGCCATTGGCACATTATACCATGCACAAAAGAGGCTGGGGATCTCCGGAAGAGATGTCTTAGTGATTTTTGGTTTAGGGCCAATGGGCGGTGCGGGTGTCATGATCGCCAAAGGATTGGGGGCAACGGTCATTGCCGTAGATATGCTGGATGAACGGCTGCAAGTTGCAAAAGAGCTTGGAGCGGATTATATCGTTAATGGTAAAAAGGTCAATGTACTGGAAGAAATCTTTCGGATTACAAATGGCCGTGGCGCAGATGCTGCCATTGATTGTTCCGGAAACGCGCAAGCTGAAAATAATGCGTTGGATTGTGTCCGCCCTCACGGACGAGTCGCATGGATTGGCGAGAGCAAAAGCACAACGATTAAGCCAAGTGATCAGTTCATTCGTAAACAAATAACAGTTATAGGTTCTTGGTATTTCCCCATTCATGAATATGAGGAAATTGCGCAATTTATCATCCGAAAAAAATTGCCCGTCGAAAAATTGGTCACTCATCGATTTAAGTTGGAAGAGGCTGAAACAGCTTTTCGGCTGTTTGATGAGCGCAAAACGGAAAAAGCGGTATTTGTTTGGGAATGA
- a CDS encoding alpha/beta hydrolase: MRHLFQQGRDPAKPTFLLLHGTGGNESDLLPLAGMIDPDASVLSVRGNVLENGMPRFFRRLAEGVFDEKDLVFRTKELYEFLDEASKKYSFDRKNIVAIGYSNGANIAGSLLFHYQDALKGAILFHPMVPRRGIDLPHLSETKVFIAAGTNDPICSPQESSELQLLLEQAHAKVDIHWENKGHQLTLDEIQAAAKWYQEMF, encoded by the coding sequence ATGAGACATCTATTTCAACAAGGCCGCGATCCGGCGAAGCCCACTTTTCTTTTGCTTCATGGAACAGGGGGCAATGAATCGGACCTATTGCCTCTGGCCGGTATGATCGACCCGGATGCTTCCGTTTTAAGTGTACGCGGAAATGTGCTGGAAAACGGAATGCCTCGTTTCTTTAGAAGATTGGCGGAAGGCGTATTCGATGAAAAAGATCTTGTGTTCCGTACGAAAGAATTATATGAGTTTCTAGACGAAGCATCAAAGAAGTATTCATTCGATCGAAAAAATATAGTGGCTATTGGATATTCCAACGGAGCTAATATCGCCGGAAGCTTACTGTTTCATTATCAAGATGCGTTGAAAGGAGCCATTCTCTTTCATCCGATGGTTCCAAGAAGAGGGATTGATTTGCCGCATCTGTCAGAGACAAAGGTATTCATCGCAGCGGGCACAAATGATCCCATCTGTTCTCCGCAGGAATCATCGGAACTTCAACTTTTATTAGAACAAGCACATGCGAAAGTTGACATTCACTGGGAGAATAAAGGCCATCAATTAACATTGGATGAAATTCAAGCCGCTGCTAAATGGTATCAAGAAATGTTTTGA
- a CDS encoding Nramp family divalent metal transporter, whose amino-acid sequence MNNHDKNKQIIYTAQAVLEGKIKGWKGIFPFLGPAFIASVAYMDPGNFATNITAGSKYGYALLWVIAASNLMAVLIQSLSAKLGIATGRNLPEVARGYFSKPVSVFLWIQSELVIIATDLAEFIGSSLGLHLLFGVPMVPAALITAIASFVILECQRRGFRSLETVIVVMISMVVLSFAVQTVLAKPDVGAVAEGLLTPKFIGADSILLASGILGATVMPHAIYLHSSLTQNRIVGKGELEKKKIFQFEFLDILFAMLISGAINMAMLIVAAALFHKNGYVVEDLDKAFYLFHHLSGTAAAAFFGLGLLIAGLSSSSVGTMAGDVVMQGFINKRIPIYVRRFITMVPPLAIIISGINPTKALVVSQVVLSFGIAFALIPLIIFTSKRKIMGILVNHRMTTVISWIVATLVILLNLFILFHTFVG is encoded by the coding sequence ATGAACAATCATGATAAGAATAAACAAATTATTTATACAGCCCAGGCGGTTTTAGAGGGCAAAATCAAAGGATGGAAAGGCATTTTTCCTTTCTTGGGTCCGGCGTTTATTGCTTCTGTCGCCTATATGGATCCGGGCAACTTTGCAACCAATATCACAGCGGGATCTAAATATGGCTATGCGTTGTTATGGGTGATTGCGGCATCCAATTTAATGGCGGTGCTGATTCAATCTTTATCCGCTAAATTAGGAATTGCAACAGGCCGTAACTTGCCTGAGGTAGCAAGGGGATATTTTTCAAAACCTGTTTCCGTCTTTTTATGGATTCAAAGTGAATTAGTGATCATCGCAACGGATTTGGCTGAGTTTATTGGTTCATCATTAGGGCTTCACTTGCTTTTCGGGGTGCCTATGGTTCCTGCCGCTCTTATCACCGCTATTGCATCTTTTGTGATTTTGGAATGTCAGCGCCGTGGTTTTCGTTCATTGGAAACCGTGATTGTCGTCATGATTTCCATGGTGGTTTTATCGTTTGCGGTCCAAACGGTTCTGGCAAAACCTGATGTGGGAGCCGTTGCCGAAGGCTTGTTGACGCCGAAGTTTATAGGAGCAGACAGTATTCTGCTCGCTTCCGGCATTCTCGGGGCGACGGTCATGCCTCATGCTATTTACCTTCATTCTTCTTTGACTCAAAATCGTATAGTGGGAAAAGGCGAGTTAGAGAAAAAGAAAATATTTCAATTTGAGTTTTTGGACATCCTTTTTGCGATGTTAATATCGGGTGCCATCAATATGGCCATGTTGATTGTAGCCGCGGCCTTATTCCATAAAAATGGTTATGTTGTAGAAGATTTGGACAAAGCCTTTTACCTTTTCCATCATTTATCCGGTACTGCAGCTGCCGCTTTTTTTGGTCTTGGTTTGTTAATTGCTGGCTTGTCGAGCTCTTCCGTCGGGACGATGGCTGGTGATGTGGTCATGCAAGGATTTATTAACAAAAGAATACCTATTTATGTCCGGCGATTCATTACAATGGTGCCGCCGTTGGCCATTATTATAAGCGGCATTAATCCTACAAAAGCGTTGGTAGTCAGCCAAGTTGTTTTATCTTTTGGCATTGCTTTCGCTTTAATTCCGCTCATTATTTTTACAAGCAAGCGAAAAATTATGGGGATTCTTGTGAATCATCGCATGACAACCGTCATTAGCTGGATTGTCGCAACGCTAGTCATTTTACTAAATCTTTTTATCCTTTTTCATACTTTTGTTGGATAG
- a CDS encoding VOC family protein, which translates to MANLERSLAFYQNVIGFQILEQSKKKAVLTADGKTPLVTIEQPENVIPKQPHRTGLYHFAILLPTRSDLAKVLLHFIQIRYPLQGGSDHLVSEALYLADPDGNGIEIYADRPSSTWNWNNGEVVMSTEPLDVENLLAEGRDGSWKGLPSDTVIGHIHLHVSELQKTEQFYREGLGFDIVSRYGRQALFISTGGYHHHIGLNTWNGVGIPAPSENSVGLKKFSLVLPSDEARNQIIDRLRKIDASVTEENDIYMTKDPSGNQIQLLV; encoded by the coding sequence GTGGCCAATTTAGAACGTTCTCTTGCGTTTTACCAAAACGTGATAGGTTTTCAAATACTGGAACAATCAAAAAAGAAGGCGGTCCTTACAGCGGATGGAAAAACGCCTCTGGTAACCATTGAGCAACCGGAAAATGTGATACCGAAACAGCCGCATAGAACCGGTTTGTACCATTTTGCCATCCTACTGCCTACACGTTCGGACTTGGCGAAAGTATTGCTGCATTTTATTCAAATTCGCTATCCATTGCAAGGGGGATCGGATCACCTTGTAAGTGAAGCGCTCTATTTAGCGGATCCTGACGGAAACGGAATTGAGATTTATGCAGATCGTCCATCATCTACATGGAATTGGAACAATGGGGAAGTGGTCATGTCAACAGAGCCGCTGGATGTAGAAAATTTGCTTGCAGAAGGAAGAGATGGATCGTGGAAAGGACTTCCTTCCGATACAGTTATTGGACATATTCATTTGCACGTTTCCGAATTGCAAAAAACGGAGCAATTTTATCGTGAAGGGCTTGGATTTGATATTGTAAGCCGATATGGTCGACAGGCGTTATTTATCTCGACAGGCGGCTATCATCATCATATTGGATTAAATACTTGGAACGGGGTGGGAATACCTGCGCCTTCAGAAAATAGCGTCGGATTGAAAAAGTTTTCTCTTGTCCTCCCGAGCGATGAAGCTCGAAATCAAATCATCGACCGGTTGCGGAAAATCGATGCTTCCGTGACAGAAGAAAACGATATATACATGACAAAAGATCCTTCAGGAAATCAGATTCAGCTGTTGGTGTAA